CGCGCTCGGGTACTTCCTCAACCCTCTCGTGACGGTGATGCTCGGCGTCCTCGTGCTCGGTGAGAAGCTGCGGCGTCTGCAGTGGCTCGCCGTCGCGATCGGTGTCGTCGCGTGCGTCTACCTCGCGATCGACTACGGCAGCCCGCCGTGGATCTCCATCTCCCTCGCGCTGTCGTTCGCCGCATACGGCCTCATGAAGAAGCGCATCGGCGGCCACCTCAGCGCCCTCGAAGGGCTGACAGCGGAGACCGTCGTCCTCGCGCCGTTGGCCGCCGCGCTGCTGCTGTTCGTGCTGCCGTCGAAGGATCTGACGTGGAGCGGGCACGGCGTCTCGCACAGCGTTCTGCTCGCCTTCAGCGGCGTCGCGACGGCCATCCCGCTGCTGCTGTTCGCCGCCGCTGCCCGTCGCATCCCGCTGACGACGATCGGGCTGCTGCAGTTCATGACGCCGATCATGCAGTTGCTGTGCGGCGTGCTCGTACTCGGCGAGCACATCAGTGCCGGACGCTGGGTCGGCTTCGGCCTCGTGTGGCTCGCCCTCGTCGCCCTGACGCTCGACTCGCTGCAGCACGCCACCCGCAGCC
This region of Dermacoccus nishinomiyaensis genomic DNA includes:
- the rarD gene encoding EamA family transporter RarD, whose protein sequence is MADEQRQGTIYGFLAYLAWGLFPLYFHALEPAGAWEILSHRILWTLLLCLVLLAITRNLGFLGGLFRDARRLGAITIAALLIAANWTIYVVAVTSGHVTEAALGYFLNPLVTVMLGVLVLGEKLRRLQWLAVAIGVVACVYLAIDYGSPPWISISLALSFAAYGLMKKRIGGHLSALEGLTAETVVLAPLAAALLLFVLPSKDLTWSGHGVSHSVLLAFSGVATAIPLLLFAAAARRIPLTTIGLLQFMTPIMQLLCGVLVLGEHISAGRWVGFGLVWLALVALTLDSLQHATRSRRARRVAAAA